In Curtobacterium sp. MCPF17_002, one genomic interval encodes:
- a CDS encoding Rv0909 family putative TA system antitoxin has protein sequence MSGIGDKAKDLAGSEKGEKATDAGLDKAAGAADKASGGGHGDQIDKAEDAADKKVGD, from the coding sequence ATGAGCGGCATCGGTGACAAGGCGAAGGACCTCGCGGGCAGCGAGAAGGGCGAGAAGGCGACGGACGCCGGCCTCGACAAGGCGGCCGGCGCGGCCGACAAGGCGAGCGGCGGCGGTCACGGCGACCAGATCGACAAGGCCGAGGACGCGGCCGACAAGAAGGTCGGCGACTAG
- a CDS encoding adenylosuccinate synthase, translating into MPAAVIIGAQWGDEGKGKATDLLGSRIDYVVKFNGGNNAGHTVVVGGEKYALHLLPSGILTPGVTPIIGNGVVVDLEVLFQELDALRARGVDTSKLLVSANAHVITHYHRTIDKVTERFLGKRQIGTTGRGIGPTYADKINRVGIRIQDIFDENILRQKVEAALDQKNHLLVKVFNRRAIDAEEVVESLLSFADRLRPMVADTGLEIHRALERGETVLFEAGQATMLDVDHGTYPFVTSSSATAGGAATGSGIGPGKLERIIGIVKAYTTRVGAGPFPTELFDESGEFLRANGFEFGTTTGRPRRCGWYDAPIARYTARVNGVTDFVLTKLDVLTGLSTIPVCVAYEVDGVRVDEVPVNQSDFHHAKPIYEEFPGWTEDITGARTFDDLPANAQAYVLAVEAMSGARISAIGVGPGRDAIVVRHDLLGA; encoded by the coding sequence ATGCCCGCAGCAGTCATCATCGGCGCCCAGTGGGGCGACGAGGGCAAGGGGAAGGCCACCGACCTCCTCGGCAGCCGCATCGACTACGTCGTGAAGTTCAACGGCGGCAACAACGCCGGACACACGGTCGTCGTCGGCGGCGAGAAGTACGCCCTCCACCTGCTGCCCTCCGGCATCCTCACGCCCGGTGTCACGCCGATCATCGGCAACGGCGTCGTCGTCGACCTCGAGGTCCTGTTCCAGGAACTGGACGCGCTCCGAGCCCGCGGCGTCGACACGTCGAAGCTGCTCGTGTCGGCGAACGCCCACGTCATCACGCACTACCACCGCACCATCGACAAGGTGACCGAGCGCTTCCTCGGCAAGCGCCAGATCGGCACCACCGGTCGCGGCATCGGCCCGACCTACGCCGACAAGATCAACCGTGTCGGCATCCGCATCCAGGACATCTTCGACGAGAACATCCTGCGGCAGAAGGTCGAAGCGGCCCTCGACCAGAAGAACCACCTGCTCGTGAAGGTCTTCAACCGCCGCGCGATCGACGCCGAAGAAGTGGTCGAGTCGCTGCTGTCCTTCGCGGACCGGCTGCGTCCGATGGTCGCCGACACCGGGCTCGAGATCCACCGTGCGCTCGAGCGCGGCGAGACCGTCCTGTTCGAGGCCGGCCAGGCCACCATGCTCGACGTCGACCACGGCACCTACCCGTTCGTGACGTCCTCGTCGGCGACCGCCGGTGGCGCGGCGACCGGCTCCGGCATCGGCCCGGGCAAGCTCGAGCGCATCATCGGCATCGTCAAGGCCTACACGACCCGCGTCGGTGCCGGTCCGTTCCCGACCGAGCTCTTCGACGAGTCGGGCGAGTTCCTCCGCGCCAACGGCTTCGAGTTCGGCACCACCACCGGACGCCCGCGCCGCTGTGGCTGGTACGACGCCCCGATCGCCCGGTACACGGCGCGGGTGAACGGCGTGACGGACTTCGTGCTGACGAAGCTCGACGTCCTCACCGGCCTGTCCACGATCCCCGTGTGCGTCGCGTACGAGGTCGACGGCGTCCGCGTCGACGAGGTCCCCGTGAACCAGTCGGACTTCCACCACGCGAAGCCGATCTACGAGGAGTTCCCCGGCTGGACCGAGGACATCACCGGCGCCCGCACGTTCGACGACCTGCCCGCGAACGCCCAGGCGTACGTGCTCGCGGTCGAGGCGATGTCCGGCGCGCGGATCTCCGCGATCGGCGTCGGACCCGGGCGTGACGCGATCGTCGTGCGGCACGACCTGCTCGGCGCCTGA
- a CDS encoding MFS transporter, with protein MTTASVPVPTAVPRRGLLAAWYVAAGLLLVALNLRMGVASVGPVLGSIERSLHLTPSAASLLTTIPVFAFGAFAFLTPVLTRRIGLHRLLGLTMAVLALGIALRLEPHGWALYGGTVLAGAAIAVANVLMPAAIKSDFAHRVGLMMGLYSTALFLSAAVASAAVVPLMAAFGSWRPALAFWAVPAVVAFLVWLPRALRNAGHVRGTRGTRGTRGTHGTRVAADALVDPADEPTFARLFRDPVAIAVTGFMGLQSLSYYAFLTWVPTVLQDAGISAHQAGLMLAYSSLPGIATGVTGPAIARRLRPTWLPVLVVAVLCGAGFAGLLVAPAAGAWVWMTLLGLGQGGAISLSLSYIVWRSPDARHTAHVSTMAQGTGYLLAGLGPLGIGLLHAATGGWTVPIVVLLALIVVQAVAGVAASRDRQVLARR; from the coding sequence GTGACCACCGCATCCGTCCCCGTTCCCACCGCCGTTCCCCGTCGCGGCCTCCTCGCCGCCTGGTACGTCGCCGCGGGGCTCCTGCTCGTCGCGCTCAACCTGCGGATGGGCGTCGCCTCGGTGGGGCCGGTGCTCGGGTCGATCGAGCGGTCGCTGCACCTCACCCCGTCGGCGGCCAGCCTCCTCACGACGATCCCGGTGTTCGCGTTCGGGGCGTTCGCCTTCCTGACGCCGGTCCTCACCCGGAGGATCGGACTGCACCGGCTGCTCGGCCTGACGATGGCCGTGCTCGCACTCGGCATCGCGCTCCGCCTCGAACCGCACGGTTGGGCGCTCTACGGCGGCACCGTCCTGGCGGGGGCGGCGATCGCGGTCGCGAACGTGCTCATGCCGGCGGCGATCAAGAGCGACTTCGCGCACCGCGTCGGCCTGATGATGGGGCTGTACTCGACGGCGCTCTTCCTCAGCGCCGCCGTCGCGTCCGCAGCGGTCGTGCCGCTCATGGCCGCCTTCGGGTCGTGGCGTCCGGCGCTCGCGTTCTGGGCGGTCCCCGCCGTGGTCGCGTTCCTCGTGTGGCTGCCCCGCGCACTCCGGAACGCGGGCCACGTCCGCGGAACCCGCGGAACCCGTGGAACCCGTGGAACCCATGGAACCCGCGTGGCCGCCGACGCCCTCGTCGACCCGGCCGACGAGCCGACCTTCGCCCGGTTGTTCCGCGACCCGGTTGCGATCGCGGTCACCGGCTTCATGGGACTGCAGAGCCTGTCGTACTACGCGTTCCTCACCTGGGTGCCGACGGTGCTGCAGGACGCCGGGATCTCGGCGCACCAGGCGGGACTCATGCTGGCCTACTCGAGCCTGCCCGGGATCGCCACCGGGGTCACGGGTCCGGCGATCGCGCGCCGACTCCGGCCGACGTGGTTGCCGGTCCTCGTGGTGGCGGTGCTGTGCGGGGCGGGGTTCGCCGGGCTCCTCGTCGCCCCGGCCGCGGGCGCCTGGGTGTGGATGACGCTGCTGGGCCTCGGGCAGGGCGGCGCGATCAGCCTGTCGCTGAGCTACATCGTGTGGCGCTCCCCGGACGCCCGGCACACGGCGCACGTCTCGACGATGGCGCAGGGCACCGGGTACCTGCTCGCGGGGCTCGGCCCGCTCGGCATCGGGCTGCTGCACGCGGCGACCGGGGGCTGGACGGTGCCGATCGTGGTGCTGCTGGCGCTCATCGTGGTGCAGGCGGTCGCCGGCGTGGCCGCGAGTCGCGACCGCCAGGTGCTCGCGCGGCGCTGA
- a CDS encoding helix-turn-helix transcriptional regulator yields MSVSSQPLDDDDRTEAAFLFAHAETVPPHVHALGHLVHAATGVLSLITDDGAWIAPPNRVAWVPAGAKHRHRAHGATDMRIVHLSAEAATGLPSGPAVLTVSPLAREALLAITTSAPRSDVARAHLRGVIVDELTSAPEQPLHLPEPTDARLRRVVRRVERDLSEPVSLAALATWAGVGERTLTRLFRQETGMGYRQWRLQLRVHHALVLLAEGRSVTEVASASGWATTSQFIEQFTPLVGMTPGAYRRAAGAAPA; encoded by the coding sequence ATGTCCGTTTCCAGCCAACCCCTCGACGACGACGACCGGACCGAGGCCGCGTTCCTGTTCGCGCACGCCGAGACCGTCCCGCCGCACGTCCATGCGCTCGGTCACCTCGTGCACGCGGCGACCGGGGTCCTGTCGCTGATCACCGACGACGGTGCGTGGATCGCGCCGCCGAACCGGGTAGCCTGGGTCCCTGCCGGCGCGAAGCACCGGCACCGGGCGCACGGGGCGACCGACATGCGCATCGTGCACCTGTCCGCCGAAGCCGCCACGGGCCTCCCGTCCGGTCCGGCGGTCCTCACCGTGTCACCGCTCGCCCGGGAGGCGCTGCTCGCCATCACGACGTCGGCTCCGCGTTCCGACGTGGCCCGGGCTCACCTCCGCGGGGTCATCGTGGACGAGCTCACCTCCGCGCCGGAGCAGCCCCTGCACCTGCCGGAACCGACGGATGCGCGCCTGCGGCGCGTGGTCCGCCGGGTGGAACGCGACCTCAGCGAGCCGGTGTCGCTCGCGGCACTCGCGACGTGGGCGGGCGTCGGCGAGCGGACCCTGACCCGGTTGTTCCGGCAGGAGACCGGGATGGGATACCGCCAGTGGCGGTTACAACTGCGCGTCCATCACGCGCTCGTCCTGCTCGCCGAGGGGCGCTCGGTCACCGAGGTCGCGTCCGCCAGCGGGTGGGCGACGACGAGCCAGTTCATCGAGCAGTTCACGCCGCTCGTGGGGATGACCCCGGGCGCGTACCGGCGAGCGGCGGGCGCTGCCCCGGCCTGA
- a CDS encoding SOS response-associated peptidase has protein sequence MCGRFVVSDTTADLLPELIGELADRTEHVDEDTGVVGTGLVPSWNVAPTDPVFAVRQRHGERELPRISWGFVPSWAKDFQKQRPKPINARIETVATSGMFKRAFATNRCIIPAQGYYEWVVREDGKEPHFVHEPGGALAMAGVVSAWPDPTKPEGDPDKWRLSLAIITRDAHVAPGEVHDRMPAFLTPDGYDHWLNGDAGGLGTDDLLALLDHESLTVAAGLEQYEVSRTVNSVKNDGPQLIERVA, from the coding sequence ATGTGTGGAAGGTTCGTCGTCTCCGACACCACGGCCGACTTGTTGCCGGAACTGATCGGTGAGCTCGCCGACCGGACCGAGCACGTCGACGAGGACACCGGCGTGGTCGGCACCGGCCTCGTCCCGAGCTGGAACGTGGCCCCGACCGACCCCGTGTTCGCGGTCCGGCAGCGCCACGGTGAGCGCGAGCTCCCCCGGATCAGCTGGGGCTTCGTGCCGAGCTGGGCGAAGGACTTCCAGAAGCAGCGCCCGAAGCCCATCAACGCCCGCATCGAGACCGTGGCGACGAGCGGCATGTTCAAGCGGGCCTTCGCGACGAACCGGTGCATCATCCCCGCCCAGGGGTACTACGAGTGGGTCGTGCGCGAGGACGGCAAGGAGCCGCACTTCGTCCACGAGCCCGGTGGTGCCCTCGCGATGGCGGGCGTGGTGAGCGCGTGGCCGGATCCGACCAAGCCCGAGGGCGACCCGGACAAGTGGCGGCTGTCGCTCGCGATCATCACCCGCGACGCACACGTCGCTCCGGGCGAGGTGCACGACCGGATGCCGGCGTTCCTCACGCCGGACGGGTACGACCACTGGCTGAACGGTGACGCCGGGGGCCTCGGCACCGACGATCTGCTCGCGCTCCTCGACCACGAATCGCTGACGGTCGCGGCGGGACTCGAGCAGTACGAGGTCTCCCGCACCGTGAACAGCGTCAAGAACGACGGCCCGCAGCTCATCGAACGGGTCGCGTGA
- a CDS encoding organic hydroperoxide resistance protein — protein sequence MSLDIVYTAAAHATGGGRDGHVRTEDDRLDLDTRPPKEMGGSGEGTNPEQLFAAGYAACFLGALHAAGKELGIDTKDAEVSAEVGIGGDGQGGFGLAVELDVYAPSAQPEQRQRLAERAHEICPYSNATRGNITVALSIVD from the coding sequence ATGAGTCTCGACATCGTCTACACCGCAGCCGCCCACGCCACTGGCGGAGGCCGCGACGGCCACGTGCGCACCGAGGACGACCGCCTCGACCTCGACACCCGTCCGCCGAAGGAGATGGGCGGGAGCGGCGAGGGCACCAACCCCGAGCAGCTCTTCGCCGCCGGGTACGCCGCGTGCTTCCTCGGAGCCCTGCACGCCGCCGGCAAGGAGCTCGGCATCGACACCAAGGACGCCGAGGTCTCGGCCGAGGTCGGCATCGGCGGCGACGGGCAGGGCGGGTTCGGCCTCGCGGTCGAGCTCGACGTGTACGCACCATCCGCCCAGCCCGAGCAGCGGCAGCGTCTCGCCGAGCGCGCGCACGAGATCTGCCCGTACTCGAACGCCACCCGCGGCAACATCACCGTCGCGCTGTCCATCGTCGACTAG
- a CDS encoding YchJ family protein — protein sequence MVTDESRCPCLSGNPYGECCGPLHAGAAAPTAERLMRSRFSAFALGLPEYLLLTWHPQTRPPVLELDADQRWTRLDILATSSGGPFDSRGTVAFRAWWRSDDDRGTLEETSEFVREQGRWFYVDGTVA from the coding sequence GTGGTCACCGACGAGTCGCGCTGCCCCTGCCTGAGCGGGAACCCCTACGGCGAGTGCTGCGGCCCTCTGCACGCGGGGGCTGCCGCCCCGACCGCGGAACGGCTGATGCGCTCGCGGTTCAGCGCCTTCGCGCTCGGCCTGCCGGAGTACCTGCTGCTCACCTGGCACCCGCAGACGCGACCGCCGGTCCTCGAGTTGGACGCGGACCAGCGCTGGACCCGGTTGGACATCCTGGCGACGAGCTCTGGAGGCCCGTTCGACTCCCGGGGCACGGTCGCCTTCCGCGCGTGGTGGCGTTCCGACGACGACCGGGGCACGCTCGAGGAGACGAGCGAGTTCGTGCGCGAGCAGGGTCGCTGGTTCTACGTCGACGGGACGGTCGCCTGA
- a CDS encoding shikimate dehydrogenase — translation MSYLDPDRTRLAVLGSPIAHSLSPTLHAAAYDVLGVPFRYGRHEVASGGLEPFIAGLGGEWRGLSLTMPLKREVLPLLDRTTPLVDELGVANTIAFRQSGDRVLRYGANTDVEGLVRPVEALGHLPGEATILGGGATAVSALTAAVRLGAALVRVFVRDTARTGPLVDLAVRLGVTLEVLPLTELPGTRHGFVVSTLPGGAADALDLGPSGDDAVLFDVAYEPWPTAIASRWADSGGRVLNGLDMLTEQAIGQIRFFLTGDQDELLPAEADVRRAMRASVGLPPVIGA, via the coding sequence GTGTCGTACCTCGATCCCGACCGCACCCGTCTGGCGGTGCTCGGCTCCCCCATCGCGCACTCGCTCTCGCCCACGCTGCACGCAGCGGCCTACGACGTGCTCGGGGTGCCGTTCCGGTATGGGAGGCACGAGGTCGCGTCCGGCGGACTGGAACCGTTCATCGCGGGGCTGGGTGGGGAATGGCGCGGCCTGAGCCTGACCATGCCGCTGAAGCGCGAGGTCCTGCCGCTGCTCGACCGGACCACACCACTCGTCGACGAACTCGGTGTCGCCAACACCATCGCGTTCCGGCAGTCGGGCGACCGCGTGCTCCGGTACGGCGCCAACACCGACGTCGAGGGGCTCGTCCGCCCCGTCGAGGCCCTCGGCCACCTGCCCGGCGAGGCGACGATCCTCGGTGGCGGGGCGACCGCCGTGAGCGCGCTGACCGCGGCGGTCCGTCTCGGTGCCGCGCTCGTCCGGGTGTTCGTCCGTGACACCGCGCGGACCGGACCCCTGGTCGACCTGGCCGTCCGCCTCGGTGTCACGCTCGAGGTGCTCCCGCTCACGGAGCTGCCGGGCACCCGCCACGGCTTCGTCGTGTCGACCCTGCCCGGTGGCGCCGCCGACGCACTGGACCTCGGGCCGTCGGGCGACGACGCCGTGCTGTTCGACGTGGCCTACGAGCCGTGGCCGACGGCGATCGCCTCGCGGTGGGCGGACTCCGGCGGTCGCGTGCTGAACGGCCTCGACATGCTCACCGAGCAGGCGATCGGGCAGATCCGCTTCTTCCTGACCGGCGACCAGGACGAGCTCCTGCCCGCCGAGGCCGACGTGCGGAGGGCGATGCGCGCCTCCGTGGGCCTGCCCCCGGTCATCGGAGCCTGA
- a CDS encoding iron-siderophore ABC transporter substrate-binding protein: MIRTPHRLRRVLAAAGAVVAASLVLAGCASGSASDTSSSASSSDGGQFPVSITTALGTTKIDVQPKRVVALGWGDAETALELGVQPVGASDWLAFGGDGVGPWLKGAYTKSPKIIQTLEPSYEDILKLKPDVILDVKSSGDKDRYAKLSAIAPTVAIPKGGENYLASTTQQTTMIAKALGKESQGKKLLSGLDDAYAAARKAHPEFEGKSAVVGAYTADGFGAYASTDSRSTFMRNLGFTIPKAIDEQAGKAFSVHLSDENLDLLNADLTTILPIYVDASKAEADPLFQKVPSVEAGHYIVFDDKDVSSAFSMGTTAAIEWALEKLPDEFAAKLG, from the coding sequence GTGATCCGTACTCCCCACCGCCTCCGACGCGTCCTCGCCGCTGCCGGCGCCGTCGTCGCAGCGTCCCTCGTCCTCGCCGGGTGTGCCTCCGGCTCCGCGTCCGACACCTCCTCGTCCGCGTCGTCCTCCGACGGCGGCCAGTTCCCGGTGTCGATCACGACGGCGCTCGGCACCACGAAGATCGACGTGCAGCCGAAGCGCGTCGTCGCCCTCGGCTGGGGTGACGCCGAGACCGCGCTCGAACTCGGCGTGCAGCCCGTCGGTGCGAGCGACTGGCTCGCGTTCGGCGGCGACGGCGTCGGGCCGTGGCTGAAGGGTGCGTACACGAAGTCGCCGAAGATCATCCAGACGCTCGAGCCGAGCTACGAGGACATCCTCAAGCTCAAGCCGGACGTCATCCTCGACGTGAAGTCCTCGGGGGACAAGGACCGCTACGCGAAGCTGTCCGCGATCGCCCCGACCGTGGCGATCCCGAAGGGCGGCGAGAACTACCTCGCGTCGACCACACAGCAGACCACGATGATCGCGAAGGCGCTCGGCAAGGAGTCGCAGGGCAAGAAGCTGCTCTCCGGCCTCGACGACGCCTACGCCGCCGCCCGCAAGGCGCACCCCGAGTTCGAGGGCAAGTCCGCCGTCGTCGGTGCCTACACAGCCGACGGGTTCGGGGCCTACGCCTCCACCGACAGCCGCTCGACGTTCATGCGGAACCTCGGGTTCACGATCCCGAAGGCCATCGACGAGCAGGCCGGCAAGGCGTTCTCGGTGCACCTCTCCGACGAGAACCTCGACCTGCTGAACGCGGACCTCACGACCATCCTGCCGATCTACGTCGACGCGTCGAAGGCCGAGGCGGACCCGCTGTTCCAGAAGGTGCCGTCGGTCGAGGCCGGCCACTACATCGTGTTCGACGACAAGGACGTCTCGTCAGCGTTCTCGATGGGCACCACTGCCGCGATCGAGTGGGCGCTGGAGAAGCTGCCGGACGAGTTCGCCGCGAAGCTCGGCTGA
- a CDS encoding DUF1304 domain-containing protein, whose translation MSVLLVLSCVFAVLADLVHVYIFFLESVAWTSPRVRRIFGLTSEAEVQATRSMAFNQGFYNLFLAIGAILGVVLAFAGNGASGWTLVVFSTACMLGAAVVLAGTGRRYLNSAFVQGSFPLIALLFAFLGSTFGV comes from the coding sequence ATGTCGGTGCTGCTCGTCCTCTCGTGCGTGTTCGCGGTCCTCGCGGACCTGGTGCACGTGTACATCTTCTTCCTCGAGTCCGTGGCGTGGACGAGCCCCCGGGTCCGGCGGATCTTCGGGCTGACCTCGGAGGCCGAGGTGCAGGCCACGCGGTCGATGGCGTTCAACCAGGGGTTCTACAACCTGTTCCTCGCCATCGGCGCGATCCTCGGTGTCGTGCTGGCGTTCGCGGGCAACGGCGCGAGCGGCTGGACGCTGGTCGTCTTCTCGACGGCGTGCATGCTCGGTGCCGCCGTGGTCCTCGCCGGGACGGGGCGCCGGTACCTCAACTCCGCGTTCGTGCAGGGCTCGTTCCCGCTGATCGCCCTGCTCTTCGCGTTCCTCGGATCGACGTTCGGCGTCTGA
- a CDS encoding chorismate mutase, giving the protein MSDDDTTPEYDEAAVAELRSIRQSIDNIDAAVIHMLAERFKYTQRVGYLKAAAGMPAADPGREQIQVARLRSLAAESHLDPAFAEKFLNFIVAEVIHHHEQIAGGDE; this is encoded by the coding sequence ATGAGCGACGACGACACCACGCCCGAGTACGACGAGGCGGCCGTCGCCGAACTGCGCAGCATCCGGCAGAGCATCGACAACATCGACGCCGCCGTGATCCACATGCTCGCGGAGCGTTTCAAGTACACGCAGCGGGTCGGGTACCTCAAGGCAGCCGCGGGCATGCCGGCCGCCGACCCCGGACGCGAGCAGATCCAGGTCGCACGCCTCCGGTCGCTCGCCGCCGAGTCGCACCTCGATCCGGCCTTCGCCGAGAAGTTCCTCAACTTCATCGTCGCCGAGGTCATCCACCACCACGAGCAGATCGCCGGCGGCGACGAGTGA
- a CDS encoding beta-propeller fold lactonase family protein yields MSATLPMLLVGSYTATGGGNATGISVVSGGDAAAPDVRTVAVIDDPSFLAVSGDRVYAVSETVEGSISAFRRDGAVLEHLWEAPAGGDAPCHVRVDPSGTLVVTNYVSGTVTAVSLAAAESYAASVLAGDGVVGTHGSARQIRVPETSFVTERLPRASGPVEDRQEGPHAHQSIATPDGTVLVADLGADALHEYRITDAPSIEPVRVHHVAPGVGPRHMAWHDGDLILAGELDGHVHRLHRDASGSLVTVASAATFDGEVGASLLSHIEVDDRGLVFVAVRGRDRIVVLDAADGGLALVGSAPSGGVWPRHFARVPGFVLVANQMSDAIAVLPVGDDGVPGEAVAQIPVGTPTCIIPL; encoded by the coding sequence GTGAGCGCGACGCTGCCGATGCTCCTCGTCGGCTCGTACACGGCGACCGGCGGCGGCAACGCGACGGGCATCTCGGTCGTCTCGGGCGGCGACGCAGCGGCCCCCGACGTCCGGACCGTCGCGGTCATCGACGACCCGTCGTTCCTCGCGGTCTCCGGCGACCGCGTCTACGCCGTGTCCGAGACGGTCGAGGGCAGCATCTCCGCCTTCCGCCGCGACGGTGCCGTGCTCGAACACCTCTGGGAGGCACCGGCCGGCGGGGACGCCCCGTGCCACGTGCGGGTCGACCCGTCGGGCACCCTCGTCGTCACGAACTACGTCTCCGGGACCGTCACCGCGGTGTCGCTCGCGGCTGCGGAGTCGTACGCCGCGTCCGTCCTCGCCGGTGACGGTGTCGTCGGGACGCACGGCAGCGCCCGGCAGATCCGGGTCCCCGAGACGTCGTTCGTCACCGAACGCCTGCCCCGGGCGAGCGGCCCGGTCGAGGACCGGCAAGAGGGCCCGCACGCGCACCAGTCCATCGCAACGCCCGACGGCACGGTGCTCGTCGCAGACCTCGGCGCCGACGCCCTCCACGAGTACCGGATCACCGACGCACCCTCGATCGAACCGGTCCGCGTGCACCACGTCGCGCCGGGCGTCGGTCCGCGGCACATGGCGTGGCACGACGGCGACCTCATCCTCGCGGGCGAGCTGGACGGACACGTGCACCGGCTCCACCGCGACGCGTCCGGGTCGTTAGTCACCGTCGCATCGGCTGCGACCTTCGACGGTGAGGTCGGCGCGTCACTGCTCAGTCACATCGAGGTCGACGACCGAGGGCTCGTGTTCGTCGCGGTCCGCGGGCGGGACCGCATCGTCGTGCTCGACGCCGCGGACGGCGGGCTCGCGCTCGTCGGCTCTGCCCCGTCCGGCGGTGTCTGGCCGCGGCACTTCGCGCGGGTGCCCGGGTTCGTGCTCGTCGCGAACCAGATGTCCGACGCGATCGCCGTCCTGCCCGTGGGTGACGACGGGGTCCCCGGCGAAGCCGTGGCGCAGATCCCGGTCGGGACGCCGACCTGCATCATCCCGCTCTGA
- a CDS encoding 2-hydroxyacid dehydrogenase, with the protein MPIVTLPFAELVDRFGPVPDGVELDVWDVEEPYTRPDDVAIAFLPFYFGGRHRWQYVHDLPNLQLLQLPSAGYEHAVPHVPGHAQLANGRGIHDDETAELAVGLALTSLRELGAFQADRANGIWDARTTRSLADRRVTVVGYGAIGSAIATRFEAFRTDVTVVARTAREQDGRQVHAFGELPGLARTTDVLVLIAPLTDETERLVDADLLAALPDGALVVNVARGRVVDTDALVAELQSGRLSAALDVTDPEPLPAGHPLWTTPNTVLTPHVGGNTDLSVPRSIELVRRQVSALVEGRPFENVIEA; encoded by the coding sequence ATGCCCATCGTGACGCTGCCCTTCGCCGAGCTCGTCGACCGGTTCGGTCCCGTGCCGGACGGCGTGGAGTTGGACGTGTGGGACGTCGAGGAGCCCTACACGCGCCCCGACGACGTCGCCATCGCGTTCCTGCCGTTCTACTTCGGTGGACGGCACCGCTGGCAGTACGTCCACGACCTGCCCAACCTGCAGCTCCTGCAGCTGCCGAGTGCCGGGTACGAGCACGCGGTCCCGCACGTGCCCGGCCACGCGCAGCTCGCGAACGGACGCGGCATCCACGACGACGAGACGGCGGAGCTCGCGGTCGGGCTCGCACTGACCTCGCTGCGTGAGCTCGGGGCGTTCCAGGCCGACCGTGCGAACGGCATCTGGGACGCGCGGACCACCCGTTCCCTGGCCGACCGCCGCGTGACCGTCGTCGGCTACGGGGCGATCGGTTCCGCCATCGCGACGCGGTTCGAGGCGTTCCGCACCGACGTCACCGTGGTGGCACGGACCGCCCGCGAGCAGGACGGCCGGCAGGTGCACGCGTTCGGCGAGCTGCCCGGACTGGCACGGACGACCGACGTGCTCGTGCTCATCGCACCGCTGACCGACGAGACCGAGCGCCTCGTCGACGCCGACCTCCTCGCAGCACTGCCGGACGGCGCCCTCGTGGTGAACGTCGCCCGAGGCCGGGTCGTCGACACCGATGCGCTGGTGGCGGAGCTGCAGTCCGGACGGCTCTCAGCGGCGCTCGACGTCACCGATCCCGAGCCGCTCCCGGCGGGTCACCCGCTCTGGACGACGCCGAACACGGTGCTGACGCCGCACGTCGGCGGCAACACGGACCTCAGCGTGCCGAGGTCGATCGAGCTCGTGCGCCGTCAGGTGTCCGCGTTGGTCGAGGGTCGCCCGTTCGAGAACGTCATCGAGGCCTGA